Part of the Cellulomonas taurus genome, CACACGGCGGCACCGGCCCCGACCAGCGCACCCAGGCAGCCACCGGCCACGGCGCTGATGAACCGGATCGCGCCCTCCCCCTCGAAGGCGCTGATGAACGCCTGGCCCTGCTCCGCGGCCAGCGCACCCGGGTCGGCGTTCGCGAAGATCAGGGCCAGCACGAAGCCCAGCACGATGCCGAGCAACGCACCGGCGGTGATGAACGCACCGATCTTGGGGGCGCGGCGCACCGTGGCGTCCTCGGCGATCTGCGCCAGGTGCTGCTCGGTGGGCAGGTCCGGCGCGTCCGACGGCTCGGTCCCCGTCGCGTCGGTGGGCTGCGTCGCGTCGGTGGGCTGCGTCGCGTCGGTGGGCTGCGTCGCGTCGGTGGGCTGCGTCGCGTCGGTGGGCTGCGTCGCGTCGGTGGGCTGCGTCGCGTCGGTGGGCTGCGCCGCCGCATCGGGTCCGGGGGCGTCCGGGCGGGGTCGCTGCTGTCCATCGGCCATGCGGCGATCCTAGGTGCCGCACCCGGGTGACACGTCCCGCCACCTAGGCTCGTCCCTGTGATCTCCGCCTATCCGTCGACCATCGCCGCACCGGTGGAGCACGAGCTGGTGGAGAAGAAGTCCCGGTTCCTCACCCTGGTCGCCCCGGTGCGCACAGTCGCGGAGGCGGACGCGCTGATCGCCGCCCGCCGCAAGCAGTTCTGGGACGCCCGGCACCACTGCGTCGCCCTGATCGTCGGCACTGGGGCCGACCAGCAGCGGTCGAACGACGACGGCGAACCCTCCGGCACCGCGGGCATCCCGATGCTGGAGGTGCTCCGCCGCCGGGAGCTGACCGACCTGGTCGCGGTCGTCACCCGGTACTTCGGTGGGGTGAAGCTCGGTGCCGGTGGCCTGGTGCGCGCCTACTCCACGGCGGTGTCCGAGACGCTGGACCGGGCGGTGCTGCTGCGCCGGCTCGCCGCCACCGTGGTCACGCTCCGGGTGGGACACCAGGACGCGGGGCGGCTGCACGGGGTGCTGGCCGCCTGGTGCGAGGCTCACGACGCCGAGGTGCGCGGGGTGGACTACGGCGAACGGGCGGTGATCACGCTGGTGGTCGCCCCTGCCGGGCTGGACGACCTGGACGCGGTGGTCGCGGCGGCCACCAGCGGTGCGGTGTCGGTCGAGCGCGGGGAGACGGTAATCCTGGACCGTCGCTGACCCCCGGCCCCTCCGGGTCGGGCGGCATCAAGCCGAGGTGGTCCTGCGACGGCCGGATGCGGCCGGTCAGTCCCGGCGCCGCACCGCCTGCAACGGCAGCAGCATCGAGATGTCCGCCCGCTCCCCCGAGGCCGACACCCGGCCGTCGGCGACGGCGTCGTCCCAGTGCACCGCGCCGGTGACCAGCTGCATCCAGGTCTCCGGGTCGGTCTCCACCACGTTCGGCGGGGTGCCACGGGTGTGCCGCGGACCGTCGATCGCCTGCACCGCGCCGTCCGGCGGGACCCGGACCTCGACGGTGTGACCGGGGGCGACGTCCGCCAGTTCCTCCAAGGTGAAGCGGACGGCGGTGCGTCGCGCCCTCAGATCGTCGGGGTGGTCGCGCCACGTGGTGACGGCGGCGCGGCCGACGGCGGGGTCGGTGCGGCGACGGGGAGGCATGGCGTCATTCTGCCCCGGCGCCGCCGACCAGCTCGCGGGCGATCTCCGGCCACCACTGCCCGGCCTCGGGTCCACCGTTGCAGGTGCCGTCCGACTCACCCGGGTGCTTGATCCACAGCACGGCGTCCAGCGCCGTGTCGTCGTCGATCAGCCGGGGGTCCTCGCCCAGCGAGCGGCCGCGCACGTTGCACCACTCGTCGCTGTCACTGCCACTGCCGTTGCGGGAGGTGTCGACGACGTACCCGAGGTCGCCGGTCGCCTGGGACACCGCCTCGCCGTAGCGCACCGTCTCCTCGGTGCCGACGTAGTTCGAGACGTTGAGCGCGAAGCCGGTCAGGTGCTCCGTGCCGACCTCGGTGATCCGGGCGGCCGCCTCCTCGGCGGACAGCCACCGCGCGTGCCCGGCGTCGAGGTAGACCCGGGCACCGGCGGCGTCCAGCTGCGCGGCGGCGTCCCGGAGCATCCCCACCCGGTCGCCCTGCCCGTCGCAGTCGCCGACCTGGGCGAGGGCATCCGGTTCCAGCACCACCCAGGGGGCACCGGTGATCGCGTCGGCGACCGCGGCGATCCAGCTCCGGTAGCCGTCCTCGGTGCTGCCACCGGCCGAGTGCGCGCCGCAATCCCGGCCGGGGATCGCGTAGATCACCAGCACGCCGGTCTTCCCGGCAGCCACGGCGGCACCGGTGTAGGCGGCGACATCCTGCGCGGCGGCCGTCGGGTCGGGGTCCAGCACCCAGTGCGCCTGCGGGGTGTCGGCGATCCGCTCGAACACAGCACGGTCAGCACCGCTGGCCGCCTGCGCCGCCTGTCCGGCCACCGTGTCAGGGTCGACGTAGAAGCCGGTGGCGCTCGACGGGGTCGTCGTCGGGTCAGCCGTGCGGAGCTGTCCGCCGCAGGCGGCGCCGTTCAGCGTGGCACCGACCAGGGTCGGGGTCGCGTCACCGGTCCGCTCACCGTTGAAGCCCACGGTGGCGGACTGCCCGGCCGACAGGTCCGTGGCCCAGTCGGGCGCGGTCACCTGCACCGGCACGCCGTCCACGCCGCCGGAGACCAGGGTGGCGCCCCAGGCCTCGGTCACCGTCGACCCGTCGGAGAGCGTCCAGCTCAGCCGCCAGTCCGGGGCAGCCGTCGCGGTGGTCACCACCAGCTCGGCGCCGAACCCGCCCGGCCAGGTGCCGGTCACGGTGAGCCGCGCCGCGCAGCTGTCGTCGGTGGCGACCGGGCTGGGCGCGGGGGCGGACGTGGTGCTGGCGGCGACCGGACGCACCGGATCGCCGTCCCCCGTGCCCCGACCGAGCAGGGCGATCACCAGGACCACCACCAGCACCGCGCCGACCAACGTCCCGCCCAGCAGCACCGTCGCTCGCCGCGTCATCGCCTGTCCCCTCCGCCGGACGATCCGGACCCGCGAGCACAGGCTAGGGCCGGTCGGTGTTCAGATCACCCCGAGGGCGAGCATGGCGTCGGCCACCCGGGTGAACCCGGCGATGTTCGCGCCCACCACGTAGTCACCGGGTGCGCCGAACTCCTCGGCGGTGGCGGCGCACCGGTCGTGGATGCCGCGCATGATGTCGGCCAGCCGCTCCTCGGTGTACTCGAAGCTCCAGGCGTCCCGGCTGGCGTTCTGCTGCATCTCCAGCGCGGAGGTGGCCACCCCACCGGCGTTGGCGGCCTTGCCCGGCGCGAACAGCACCCCCTCCCGCTGGAAGACCTCCATCGCCTCCGGGGTGGTCGGCATGTTCGCGCCCTCCGCGACCGCCAGAACGCCGTTCGCGACCAGCCGGGTGGCGTCGGCACCGTCCAGCTCGTTCTGGGTGGCGCACGGCAGGGCGACCTCGGCAGGCACGTCCCAGACCCGGGCACCGGCGGCGTAGCGGGCGTTCGGCCGCCGCTCGGCGTAGGCCCCCACCGGCAGGCGTTCGGCCAACCGGACCTGCTTCAACAGCGCCAGGTCCAACCCGCCCTCGTCGACCACCACCCCCTGCGAGTCCGAGCAGGCGACCACGACGGCACCGAGCTGCTGGGCCTTCTCCACCGCGTGCAGCGCCACATTGCCGGAGCCGGAGACCACCACCCGCAGCCCGGCCATCGACCGGCCCCGGGTGCGCAGCATCTCCTGGGCGAACATGACCGTGCCGTAGCCGGTCGCCTCGGTGCGGACCAGCGATCCGCCCCACTCGACGCCCTTGCCGGTCAGGGCGCCGGACTCGTAGCGGTTGGTGATCCGCTTGTACTGCCCGAACAGGTAGCCGATCTCCCGGGTGCCGACCCCGATGTCACCGGCCGGGACGTCGGTGTACTCCCCGATGTGCCGGGCCAGCTCGGTCATGAACGACTGACAGAACCGCATCACCTCCGCGTCCGAGCGGCCACGCGGGTCGAAGTCGGACCCACCCTTGCCGCCACCCAGCGGCATGCCGGTCAGCGCGTTCTTGAACACCTGCTCGAAGCCGAGGAACTTCACGATCCCCAGGTACACCGACGGGTGGAACCGCAGCCCGCCCTTGAACGGCCCGAGCACCGACGAGTACTCGACCCGGAAACCCCGGTTGACCCGGATCTGCCCGGCGTCGTCCACCCACGGCACCCGGAAGATGATCTGCCGCTCCGGCTCGCACAGCCGCTCCAGCACCGCGGCGTCGGCGTACTCCGGCCGGGCGTCGATCACCGGGCCGAGGCTGCCGCACACCTCCCTGACCGCCTGGTGGAACTCCGTCTCGCCGGGATTGCGGCGCAGGACTTCCTCGAACACGGGGGTGAGGCGGGGGTGCATGGAATGGCTCCTGACGTGCGGCTGAACCGCCATGGTCCCCCCGAACCGGGGGAAACCGGCACACCCGTCTCAGTTCGCGAACAGCGCGAGGCACCAGAGCACGGTGATCGCCTGCAGTCCGCGGTTCCGGATCAGGAACCGGGACGGGTCGGCGATCCCGCCGTGCACCGCCGCCAGTTGCAGGCAGCGCAGCACGCCGATGCTGGCGATCACCACCAGCACGGGTCCCGCCGGCCCGGGGTCCCGGGGGAACGACTGGGCGTAGGCCATGACCGCGAGCGCGGCGGCCAGGACCGCCGCCTGGTCCAGGAAGGTCACCGGGTAGCCGGTCAGCACCGGCCGATGGTCGAGCCGGTCGCCCGCCACAGTGCGCTCGTGCCGTCGTTTGCCGAGCACCAGCATCAGACACAGCGCGAAGGCCGAGCAGTACACCCACGGGCTCGGCGAGACACCGGCGGCGAGCGCCCCGGCCCAGGCGCGCAGCACGAACCCGGCCGCCACCAGGCTCAGGTCCAGCAGCGCCACCCGCTTCAGCCCGAGGCTGTAGAGCAGGTTGATCCCGAGGAAGCCGAGCACCGGGACGACGACCTGCGGCAGCTCGACCAGGACCGCCACCAGCACCGCGAGCAGGGCCGCCGCCAGCCAGCCCGCCGTCGGCACCGGCACGTCCCCGCAGGCGATCGGCCGGTGGCACTTCTGCGGGTGCAGGCGGTCCCGGTGCCGGTCGGCGACGTCGTTCAGCAGATAGACCAGGCAGGACATCACGATCAGCGCGAGCACGGCGGCGGCCACTCGCGCCCACCCCGCTAGCGACATCGTGCCCTGCGACACCAGCGCCGGACCGACAGCGATCAGGTTCTTGTGCCACTGGTACGGCCGGAGCAGGTCCAGGCACCGCCCAGCCCTGGCCCGTCCCGCCACTGTCTGCACAGCCATGCGACCCCCTCAGTCGGGATCAGCCGAACACGGCTGAGGGGGTCGAACGCTGCGTTTTGAGTGGTCGGGCGGTGAAGTTGAGTGGCGCTACTCAGCCGAAGTACCGGGGCAGCGTCCCCTCAAACGCCTCCCGCGCCTCGGCCAGCGGGAGGGTGAACAGGCCCTGCACCTCGACCGCGGCCGCGTGCACGTGATCGGCGGGCAGTTCGTCCACCGGAGCCCCGGCACCCGGGGTGCAGGCCTCGGCGGTCTCACCGATCTTCAGCACCGGCACCCCCTGCGCGGTGCACAGGTCCTCCAGCCGGACGCCCTCGCTCCGGGGCACGGCGACCAGGGCGCGGGCCGTGGACTCGGAGAACAGCAGCTCGAACGGGGTCAGGCCGCTGCGCTCAGCCAGCGGCGCCAGGTCGACCTGCACGCCGACGCCGTAGCGCAGGCTGGACTCGACCAGTGCCTGGGCCAGACCACCCTCGGACAGGTCGTGGGCGGCGTCGGCCACCCCGTCCCGTGCAGCGCGGATCAGCACCTCGGCCAGGCGGCGCTCGGCCTCCAGGTCGACCTGCGGCGGCAGACCACCCAGGTGGGAGTGCGCCACCTCGGCCCAGGCCGAGCCGTCCAGCTCGGAGCGGGTGGTGCCCAGCAGGTACACCGACTGGCCCGGCTCGGACCACCCGGAGCGGACGGCCTTGGCGACGTCGTCCAGGACACCCAGGACGCCGACCACCGGGGTCGGGTGGATCGCGGAATCGATCTTCCCGGGCTCGCCGGTGCCGTTGTAGAGCGAGACGTTGCCGCCGGTGACCGGCACCGACAGCGTCTGGCACGCCTCGGCCAGCCCCTCGATCGCCTGCACCAGCTGCCACATCGACGCCGGGTCCTCCGGGCTGCCGAAGTTCAGGCAGTCGGTGACCGCCAGCGGCCGCGCACCGGAGGCGGCGACATTGCGGTACGCCTCCGCGAGCGCCAGCTGCGCACCGGTGAACGGGTCGAGCTTGGCGTAGCGGCCGTTGGCATCGGTGGCCAGCGCGACCCCGAGACCGGTGGACTCGTCGACCCGGATCACCCCGGCGTCATCCGGCTGCGCGGCGGCGGTGTTGCCCTGCACGAACCGGTCGTACTGGTCGGTGACCCAGGCCTTGGACGCCAGGTTCGGCGAGGCCAGCAGGTCCAGCACGCATCGCCGGAGCTCGGCGCCGGTCTCCGGCCGCGGCAGCACCGCCACGGTGTCGGCGTTGAGCTCGGCCTGCCAGGTCGGCATCGAGTACGGCCGGTCGTACACCGGTCCCTCGTGCGCGACGGTCTTGGGGTCCACGTCCACGATCCGGCGGCCGTGATGGTCGATGGTCAGGCGACCGGTGCCGGTCACCTCGCCGATCACGGCGGTCTCGACGTCCCACTTGGCGGTGATCGCCAGGAACGCGTCCAGCTGCTCCGGCCGGACCACGGCCATCATCCGTTCCTGCGACTCGGACATCAGGATCTCGCCCGCGGTCAGGGTCGGGTCGCGCAGCAGCACGTTCTCCAGGTCGACGTGCATGCCGCCGTCACCGTTGGACGCCAGCTCGCTGGTCGCGCAGGAGATGCCCGCCGCGCCCAGGTCCTGGATGCCCTCCACCACGTGGGCGGCGAACAGCTCCAGGCAGCACTCGATCAGCACCTTCTCCATGAAGGGGTCGCCGACCTGGACGCTCGGCCGCTTGGACGGCTTCGCGTCGTCGAAGGTCTCCGAGGCCAGGATCGAGGCGCCGCCGATGCCGTCGCCACCGGTGCGCGCCCCGAAGAGCACCACCTTGTTGCCGACCCCGGAGGCGTTCGCCAGGTGGATGTCCTCGTGCCGCAGCACGCCGAGGCAGAGCGCGTTCACCAGCGGGTTGCCCTGGTAGGAGGCGTCGAACACCAGCTCACCGCCGATGTTCGGCAGGCCGAGGCTGTTCCCGTAGCCACCGACGCCGGAGACCACCCCGTGCACCACGCGTGCGGTGTCCGGGTGGTCGATCGCCCCGAACCGCAGCTGGTCCATCACCGCCACCGGGCGGGCACCCATCGAGATGATGTCCCGCACGATGCCGCCGACCCCGGTCGCCGCACCCTGGTACGGCTCGACGTAGGACGGGTGGTTGTGCGACTCGACCTTGAAGGTCACCGCCCACCCGTCGCCGATGTCGACCACGCCGGCGTTCTCCCCGATCCCGACCAGCAGGTGCTCGCGCATCGCGTCGGTGGTCTTCTTGCCGAAGGTGCTCAGGTGCTTCTTGCTCGACTTGTACGAGCAGTGCTCCGACCACATCACCGAGTACATCGCCAGCTCGGCGGCGGTGGGGCGGCGACCCAGGATGTCCCGGATCTGCTGGTACTCCTCCGGCTTGAGACCCAGCTCCGCGAAGGGCTGCTCCTGATCCGGGGTGGCGACGGCGTTCTCGACTGTGTCGGTGGCGTCGGTGGCGTCCGTGATGGCCGCGCTCTGATTGCGGGTGGACGTGCTCATCGGATCCCTTGCGACTGGGGTGCCCGGGAGACCCGGGGCGCTGACGGCGTCGGGGCACAGGCTACCGTCGCCTCACCATGAGTCGTCTCCTGATCGTCGTGCTGGTGCTGCTGGCCGGATGCACCGCGGGGCCCGAGCGCCCGGAACCGACGCCGACGCCTCCCCCGGTCACCAGCGCATCGGTCGGCACCCCGCTCACCGTCGGTGACGTCACCGTCTCGCTCGACCCTGCCCCCACCGACCCCACCGTCGATCAGGACGGCGCGACCACGGTCAGCACGTCGGGCACCCTGCAGATCACCCTGCCCGCCGACACCGCCGCCGAGCCCCTCGCCGACGGCAGCGTCCTGCTGCGCGACACCGCCGGCACAGCCGTCGCCGCCCTGGACGTCGACGGCGCCACCAGCACCCTGGACGGCGACACCCTGACCCTCACCCCGCTCACCGGGTCGGCCACCGTCACCCTGGCCACGGTCGCCGTCCGCTCGGCCACCTGGGCCGACCGGGACGACGAGGGCGGTCGGTCGCTGGCCGTGGTGCCGAGCGACTGGGCCCGGGGCGGTGGCCTGGCGGTGGACGCCCTGCTCTGGGCCCAGGTGATCGCGGCCGCACCCGACGCCGACAGCCAGGGCATGCACGACCAGCTGACCTGCCACCAGATCGGGGCACCGGACAAGGAGAGCTGGAACCTGGAGCCGTGGCGGCCCGAGGTGGGGCTGGTGCAGACCATGCTGGAGCGGTGCAATCCGGAGTGATCCGAGTCTCACCGGGGAACAATCCGCCCGCTGCTACTGTCTGGACCACCATGCGCCACCTCACCGACACCCCTCGCACCCGCAGCTGTCGACCCCTGTCGACCGCCGCGTGCTGTTGTCGCTGACCTGACGCACCGCGTGCCCCCGGCGCCGAACACTGAGCACTGAGCACTGAGGCGCCAAGGCACTGAGCACGCCCGACCGGTCGACGGTCCCCGCGGGTTACCCCGCCCCCTCCCCTGCGCGCCGATTCCGGCCCACCCGTACGCTCGAACGCGGCGCACCCCTCCTGCCCAGCCGTCCTGGGCTCTCCGCAAAGGAACCACCTCGTGCGAATTCCTCGCGCCGGTCTCGGCGTCTCCCTCACTCTGGTCGCGGCCCTCGCCCTGGCCGCCTGCGGTTCCGGCGGTTCCGGCGGTGACGCCACCGCGGCCGACGACGCCGAGATCGTGATCGGCTCCACCAACGAGCCCACCGGCCTGGTGCGGAACGTCGGCGGGTCCTCGGGCGTGTCCCAGACCATGACCAGGAACGTCTTCGAGGGGCTGACCAGCGTCGACGTGGACGGCACGGTCATCCCGACCCTGGCCGAGTCCTGGGACGTGTCCGACGACGGCCTGACCTACACCTTCCACCTGCAGACCGAGGCCGCCTTCCACGACGGCACCGACCTGACCGCCGACGACGTGGTGTGGTCGATCACCGAGGCGATCGGCCCGGACTCCAAGGCCGCCCGCAAGAGCGACCTGGAGACGATCCAGAACGTCGCCGCGGTGGACGACGACACGGTGGAGCTGGACCTGTCCCGCCCGTCGCAGGGCCTGACCTTCTACCTCGCGTCGATCACCATCGTGAAGAACGGTGACACCGAGCTGGACTCGGACAACGGCACCGGCCCCTACCGGTTCGTCGAGTGGGTGCAGGGCGACCACCTCACCATCGAGCGCAATGACGACTACTGGGGTGAGCCGGCCAAGAACTCCGGTGTCACGTTCCGGTTCTTCCAGGACACCACCGCGCTGAACAACGCGCTGCTGACCGGCGACCTCGATCTGGTGATCGCGGAGGACTCCCCGGACCAGCTGGTCCAGTTCCAGGACAACCCGGACTTCACCATCACCGAGGGCACCAGCACCACCAAGCAGATCTGGGCCTTCAACGACCGGCAGGCGCCCTTCGACGACGTCCGGGTCCGGCAGGCGCTGTACCGCGCGATCGACCGCGAGGCCATCCTGGCGGCGGTGTGGGACGGCTACGGCCAGGTGATCGGGTCGATGGTGCCGCCCACCGACCCCTGGTACGTCGACCTGTCCGAGCAGAACGCCTACGACCCGGCGGGCGCGCAGGCACTCCTGGCCGAGGCAGGCGTCACGGATCTGTCCATCTCGGTGGACTACATCCCGGACGACACCACCGAGGCGATCCTGGCGCTGCTGACCAAGAACCTCGCGGCGGTGGGCGTCACCCTCACCCCGAACCCGATCGACGACGCGACCTGGTACCAGAAGGTCTACACCGACCACGACTTCGACACCACGCTGATGGGCCACGTGAACCCGCGCGACGTGCTCTGGTACGCCAACCCCGACTTCTACTGGGGCTACGACAACCCGCAGGTCCAGGAGTGGGTCGACCAGGCCGACGAGGCACCCAGCGAGGACGAGCAGGTCGCACTCCTGACCCAGGTGAACGAGACCATCGGTGCGGAGGCGGCCTCCGCCTGGCTGTACCTGGAGCCGCAGATCCGGGTCGCCCGGTCCGAGATCACCGGCTTCCCGACCGACCAGGTGACCGAGTCGTTCTACGTCGCCGACATCGTCCGGGAGTCATGAGTCGATGAAGGCGGTGCTGCTCCGGATCGGCGCTCTGCTGATCTCCCTGGTGCTGGCCAGCGTGGTGGTGTTCGCGGTGCTCCGGCTGCTGCCGGGCGACGCTGCGGGCGCCTCCCTCGGCGTCGGTTCCACCACGGATCAGCTGGAGTCGTTGCGCAGCGAGCTGGGCACCGACCAGCCGGTGCCGGTGCAGTACGCCCACTGGGTGGGCGACCTGGTCCGCGGCGATCTGGGGGACTCCTTCACCTCCCGCCAGCCCGTCGCGGACCTGATCGCCGCCAAGCTCCCGATCACGGTGCCGCTCAGCCTGTCCGCCTTCGTGCTGGCGGTGCTGATCTCGGTCCCGCTCGGGGTGATCGCCGCGGTGTACCGCCGCGGGCCGGTGGGGGTGATCGTGTCCGCGATCAGCCAGCTCGGGGTGGCGGTGCCGGTGTTCTGGGTCGGAGTGCTGCTGGCCCTGGTCTTCGCGCTGAAGCTCGGCTGGCTGCCCTCCGGTGGCTTCCCGCGCCAGGGCTGGGACGACCCGGCCGGGGCGATCCGGTCGCTGACCCTGCCGGTGATCACGGTGGCGATCGCGATGTCGGCGGTGATGGTGCGCTACGTCCGGTCGGCGACCCTCGATGTCCTGGACCAGGACTACCTGCGGACCGCCCGGTCGTTGGGCTTCTCCCGGTGGCAGGCGCTGCGTCGACACGGGCTGCGGAACGCCGCGGTGCCGGTGGTGTCGATCCTCGGCATCGAACTGGCGACCTCGCTGCTGGGGGCGGTGGTGATCGAGAACGTCTTTGCGCTGCCCGGCCTGGGCACCCTGCTGCTCACCTCGGTCACCGGTCGGGACCTGCCGGTGGTGCAGGCCCTGGTCCTGGCGTTGACCGCCGTGGTGCTGCTGATGAACACCCTGGTGGACGTGGTGCAGCGGATGATCGATCCCCGGCTGCGACGGGCGGGGGTGTCGGCATGAGCGTGGACGTCACCGCCCCGGTGGGTGCCGTCGCGGCGGCTCCGGTCGCGCGTCCGCGTCGGTGGTCACCGTCGTTGATCGCCGGGATCGTGCTGGTCGGTCTGGTCGCCGTGGTCGGCCTGGTCTCCCGGTTCTGGACCCCGTACGCGCTGGACGACACCAGCAGCGGCACCCGGCTCGGCGGACCGACGGCGAGTCACTGGGCCGGCACCGACCGGCTCGGCCGCGACCTGTTCAGCCAGATCATGGTCGGCGCCGGGAACGCTCTGGTGGTGGCGGTCGCCTCGATGCTGATCGCCGGAGTGCTCGGGGTGCTGGTCGGCGTGCTGGCCGGTGCCACCCGCAGGTGGGTGGACGTCGCGCTGCTGTCCGTCGTCGACCTGCTGATCGCCTTCCCGACCCTGCTGTTGGCCATGCTGATCGTCACGGTGCGCGGCGCCTCGCTGTCGTCGGCGATCTGGGCCATCGGCATCGCGGGCTCGGCGGTGATCGCGCGGGTGACCCGGGTGAATGTCGCCCGGGTGTTGCGCGAGGACTACATCACCGCCGCACACGCCGCCGGCACCGGTTGGTGGGGCACGGTCACCCGGCACGTGGTGCCGAACATCGCCCCGACCTTGCTGGTGCAGCTGATGCTGCTCGGCGGTTCCGCGGTGCTGGCCGAGGCGTCGCTGTCCTACCTCGGCCTCGGTGCGCCGCCGCCGAACGCCTCTTGGGGCCGCCTGCTGCACGAGGCCCAGTCCACGATGACGGTCCAGCCGTGGGGGGCGATCCTGCCCGGCCTGGCGATCGTGATCGCGGTGCTCGGCCTGAACCTGCTCGGTGACGGCATCCGGGAACGCACCGACCCGAGCCTGCGAGGTGATCGGTGATGGACCTGCTGGACCTGCACGACCTGACGGTGACCACCTCCACCGGACGCACCCTGCTGGACCGGGTGTCCTGGTCGCTGCCCACCGGTGGCCGCCTGGGCGTGG contains:
- a CDS encoding ATP synthase subunit I, with translation MADGQQRPRPDAPGPDAAAQPTDATQPTDATQPTDATQPTDATQPTDATQPTDATQPTDATGTEPSDAPDLPTEQHLAQIAEDATVRRAPKIGAFITAGALLGIVLGFVLALIFANADPGALAAEQGQAFISAFEGEGAIRFISAVAGGCLGALVGAGAAVWADRRSRRG
- a CDS encoding IMPACT family protein, with product MISAYPSTIAAPVEHELVEKKSRFLTLVAPVRTVAEADALIAARRKQFWDARHHCVALIVGTGADQQRSNDDGEPSGTAGIPMLEVLRRRELTDLVAVVTRYFGGVKLGAGGLVRAYSTAVSETLDRAVLLRRLAATVVTLRVGHQDAGRLHGVLAAWCEAHDAEVRGVDYGERAVITLVVAPAGLDDLDAVVAAATSGAVSVERGETVILDRR
- a CDS encoding sterol carrier family protein; the encoded protein is MPPRRRTDPAVGRAAVTTWRDHPDDLRARRTAVRFTLEELADVAPGHTVEVRVPPDGAVQAIDGPRHTRGTPPNVVETDPETWMQLVTGAVHWDDAVADGRVSASGERADISMLLPLQAVRRRD
- a CDS encoding glycoside hydrolase family 6 protein, with the protein product MTRRATVLLGGTLVGAVLVVVLVIALLGRGTGDGDPVRPVAASTTSAPAPSPVATDDSCAARLTVTGTWPGGFGAELVVTTATAAPDWRLSWTLSDGSTVTEAWGATLVSGGVDGVPVQVTAPDWATDLSAGQSATVGFNGERTGDATPTLVGATLNGAACGGQLRTADPTTTPSSATGFYVDPDTVAGQAAQAASGADRAVFERIADTPQAHWVLDPDPTAAAQDVAAYTGAAVAAGKTGVLVIYAIPGRDCGAHSAGGSTEDGYRSWIAAVADAITGAPWVVLEPDALAQVGDCDGQGDRVGMLRDAAAQLDAAGARVYLDAGHARWLSAEEAAARITEVGTEHLTGFALNVSNYVGTEETVRYGEAVSQATGDLGYVVDTSRNGSGSDSDEWCNVRGRSLGEDPRLIDDDTALDAVLWIKHPGESDGTCNGGPEAGQWWPEIARELVGGAGAE
- the gdhA gene encoding NADP-specific glutamate dehydrogenase; protein product: MHPRLTPVFEEVLRRNPGETEFHQAVREVCGSLGPVIDARPEYADAAVLERLCEPERQIIFRVPWVDDAGQIRVNRGFRVEYSSVLGPFKGGLRFHPSVYLGIVKFLGFEQVFKNALTGMPLGGGKGGSDFDPRGRSDAEVMRFCQSFMTELARHIGEYTDVPAGDIGVGTREIGYLFGQYKRITNRYESGALTGKGVEWGGSLVRTEATGYGTVMFAQEMLRTRGRSMAGLRVVVSGSGNVALHAVEKAQQLGAVVVACSDSQGVVVDEGGLDLALLKQVRLAERLPVGAYAERRPNARYAAGARVWDVPAEVALPCATQNELDGADATRLVANGVLAVAEGANMPTTPEAMEVFQREGVLFAPGKAANAGGVATSALEMQQNASRDAWSFEYTEERLADIMRGIHDRCAATAEEFGAPGDYVVGANIAGFTRVADAMLALGVI
- a CDS encoding UbiA prenyltransferase family protein; amino-acid sequence: MAVQTVAGRARAGRCLDLLRPYQWHKNLIAVGPALVSQGTMSLAGWARVAAAVLALIVMSCLVYLLNDVADRHRDRLHPQKCHRPIACGDVPVPTAGWLAAALLAVLVAVLVELPQVVVPVLGFLGINLLYSLGLKRVALLDLSLVAAGFVLRAWAGALAAGVSPSPWVYCSAFALCLMLVLGKRRHERTVAGDRLDHRPVLTGYPVTFLDQAAVLAAALAVMAYAQSFPRDPGPAGPVLVVIASIGVLRCLQLAAVHGGIADPSRFLIRNRGLQAITVLWCLALFAN
- the purL gene encoding phosphoribosylformylglycinamidine synthase subunit PurL, with protein sequence MSTSTRNQSAAITDATDATDTVENAVATPDQEQPFAELGLKPEEYQQIRDILGRRPTAAELAMYSVMWSEHCSYKSSKKHLSTFGKKTTDAMREHLLVGIGENAGVVDIGDGWAVTFKVESHNHPSYVEPYQGAATGVGGIVRDIISMGARPVAVMDQLRFGAIDHPDTARVVHGVVSGVGGYGNSLGLPNIGGELVFDASYQGNPLVNALCLGVLRHEDIHLANASGVGNKVVLFGARTGGDGIGGASILASETFDDAKPSKRPSVQVGDPFMEKVLIECCLELFAAHVVEGIQDLGAAGISCATSELASNGDGGMHVDLENVLLRDPTLTAGEILMSESQERMMAVVRPEQLDAFLAITAKWDVETAVIGEVTGTGRLTIDHHGRRIVDVDPKTVAHEGPVYDRPYSMPTWQAELNADTVAVLPRPETGAELRRCVLDLLASPNLASKAWVTDQYDRFVQGNTAAAQPDDAGVIRVDESTGLGVALATDANGRYAKLDPFTGAQLALAEAYRNVAASGARPLAVTDCLNFGSPEDPASMWQLVQAIEGLAEACQTLSVPVTGGNVSLYNGTGEPGKIDSAIHPTPVVGVLGVLDDVAKAVRSGWSEPGQSVYLLGTTRSELDGSAWAEVAHSHLGGLPPQVDLEAERRLAEVLIRAARDGVADAAHDLSEGGLAQALVESSLRYGVGVQVDLAPLAERSGLTPFELLFSESTARALVAVPRSEGVRLEDLCTAQGVPVLKIGETAEACTPGAGAPVDELPADHVHAAAVEVQGLFTLPLAEAREAFEGTLPRYFG
- a CDS encoding DUF2599 domain-containing protein, whose protein sequence is MSRLLIVVLVLLAGCTAGPERPEPTPTPPPVTSASVGTPLTVGDVTVSLDPAPTDPTVDQDGATTVSTSGTLQITLPADTAAEPLADGSVLLRDTAGTAVAALDVDGATSTLDGDTLTLTPLTGSATVTLATVAVRSATWADRDDEGGRSLAVVPSDWARGGGLAVDALLWAQVIAAAPDADSQGMHDQLTCHQIGAPDKESWNLEPWRPEVGLVQTMLERCNPE